In Kineococcus rhizosphaerae, the following proteins share a genomic window:
- a CDS encoding methyl-accepting chemotaxis protein: MRASRTSPTGVGRRVGDDGLIVTKTAPAGSSREASARVEEAVQLIEEVAAQTGLLSLNATTEAERVGEAGRGSAVVAGEVERLAEQTEEAVDVVEGVARRTEGVDAEVGAVTGAVSGGPGTTGPSEVAGLLQQQVTGLVATVRGVLPLSPRA, encoded by the coding sequence GTGCGGGCGTCCAGAACGTCACCGACCGGGGTCGGACGCCGTGTCGGCGACGACGGGCTCATCGTCACGAAGACCGCCCCCGCGGGGTCGTCGCGCGAAGCCTCGGCCCGCGTCGAGGAGGCGGTCCAGCTCATCGAGGAGGTCGCCGCCCAGACCGGGCTGCTGTCCCTGAACGCCACCACCGAGGCCGAGCGCGTCGGTGAGGCCGGTCGCGGGTCCGCGGTCGTGGCCGGGGAGGTCGAGCGGCTGGCCGAGCAGACCGAGGAGGCCGTCGACGTCGTCGAGGGCGTCGCCCGGCGCACCGAGGGCGTGGACGCCGAGGTGGGTGCCGTCACCGGAGCCGTGTCCGGCGGGCCCGGGACCACCGGACCGTCGGAGGTCGCCGGCCTCCTGCAGCAGCAGGTGACCGGTCTCGTCGCGACGGTCCGGGGGGTCCTGCCCCTCAGTCCGAGGGCTTGA
- a CDS encoding glycosyltransferase family 4 protein: MAATGPVLFVLGSSAGGVGRHVAALCRRLRAEGVDVRVAAPADTLRRFAFGVPATPVEIGPTVDPVRDLGAARALRRAAAAVPGVLVHAHGVRAGFVAALALPRRTPLVVTLHNAVLGRGARARLGLAVLARVCRRADVVLGVSGDLVAQAHRLGAGVVDRALVPAPALAPGDAARGRAVLGEGPVALAVARLAPQKGLGTLLEAAGRSGVRVAVAGDGPLHDELAARVRAGDLPVQLLGRRDDVADLLAATDVALSASVWEGQPVFVQEALRAGVPLVATDAGGTREVTGDAALLVPVGDATALAEALARLVADPVERGVRAERSRQRAAQLPTEDDLLEQVRRVHAAARG; encoded by the coding sequence GTGGCCGCCACGGGACCCGTCCTGTTCGTGCTGGGCAGCAGCGCCGGAGGGGTCGGTCGGCACGTCGCGGCCCTGTGCCGCCGCCTGCGGGCCGAGGGGGTCGACGTCCGCGTCGCCGCGCCCGCGGACACGCTGCGGCGCTTCGCCTTCGGAGTCCCCGCCACCCCCGTGGAGATCGGGCCGACGGTCGACCCCGTCCGCGACCTCGGCGCGGCGCGCGCCCTGCGCCGCGCCGCGGCCGCCGTCCCCGGGGTCCTCGTGCACGCCCACGGCGTCCGGGCCGGGTTCGTCGCCGCCCTGGCCCTGCCGCGGCGCACGCCGCTCGTGGTGACCCTGCACAACGCCGTCCTGGGACGGGGAGCCCGGGCCCGGCTCGGCCTGGCGGTGCTGGCCCGGGTGTGCCGGCGCGCCGACGTCGTCCTCGGCGTCAGCGGCGACCTCGTGGCGCAGGCGCACCGGCTGGGCGCCGGGGTCGTCGACCGCGCCCTGGTCCCCGCGCCCGCCCTGGCCCCCGGCGACGCGGCCCGTGGACGCGCCGTCCTGGGGGAGGGGCCGGTCGCCCTGGCCGTCGCCCGGCTGGCCCCGCAGAAGGGCCTGGGTACCTTGCTGGAGGCGGCCGGTCGCTCCGGTGTGCGCGTCGCGGTCGCCGGCGACGGCCCGCTGCACGACGAGCTCGCCGCGCGCGTGCGCGCCGGTGACCTGCCCGTGCAGCTCCTCGGGCGCCGCGACGACGTCGCCGACCTGCTCGCCGCGACCGACGTCGCGCTCAGCGCCAGCGTCTGGGAGGGCCAGCCCGTCTTCGTCCAGGAGGCCCTGCGCGCCGGGGTGCCGCTGGTGGCCACCGACGCCGGGGGGACCCGCGAGGTCACCGGCGACGCCGCGCTGCTGGTTCCCGTGGGGGACGCGACGGCGCTCGCCGAGGCCCTGGCGCGCCTGGTCGCCGACCCCGTGGAGCGGGGCGTGCGGGCCGAGCGGTCCCGGCAGCGGGCGGCGCAGCTGCCGACCGAGGACGACCTGCTCGAGCAGGTCCGCCGGGTGCACGCGGCGGCCCGGGGCTGA
- a CDS encoding SAF domain-containing protein — MPSAVPTLKRARTRADSGPPATGPAAADRLPGPVRERRPALIAFGLVLVVGGALGSALVVHRSGDRVDVLVARHEVAPGALVTADDFGTARVAADGAATVPASALANFVGTYATTRIPADTLVNRTMFLAGDSVPAGAAVVGVVLGPEQRPTQGLASGDVVRAYLVAADGSTTVTGQPPGTVLLDAARVVAAGTPAAGPAAGQVAVASDSGTVSLLVPTGDAAQVVAAAAAGQVALVRLAEATTPPVDLVRE; from the coding sequence ATGCCCTCCGCTGTCCCGACGCTGAAGCGCGCCCGCACCCGCGCCGACTCCGGCCCGCCCGCGACCGGCCCGGCCGCCGCCGACCGCCTGCCCGGGCCGGTCCGCGAACGCCGTCCCGCGCTCATCGCCTTCGGGTTGGTGCTCGTCGTGGGCGGCGCGCTGGGCAGCGCACTGGTGGTGCACCGCAGCGGTGACCGGGTCGACGTCCTCGTCGCCCGGCACGAGGTCGCCCCGGGCGCCCTCGTCACCGCCGACGACTTCGGGACCGCCCGAGTCGCCGCCGACGGCGCGGCCACCGTCCCGGCCAGCGCGCTGGCGAACTTCGTCGGGACCTACGCGACGACCCGGATCCCGGCCGACACCCTCGTCAACCGCACGATGTTCCTCGCCGGTGACAGCGTGCCCGCCGGCGCCGCCGTCGTCGGCGTGGTCCTCGGCCCCGAGCAGCGGCCCACCCAGGGGCTCGCCTCCGGCGACGTCGTCCGCGCCTACCTCGTCGCGGCCGACGGCTCCACGACCGTCACGGGCCAGCCCCCCGGCACGGTGCTGCTCGACGCCGCCCGGGTCGTCGCCGCCGGCACCCCGGCAGCCGGTCCGGCCGCGGGCCAGGTCGCGGTCGCCTCCGACTCCGGGACCGTCTCGCTGCTCGTGCCCACCGGTGACGCCGCGCAGGTCGTCGCCGCCGCCGCCGCCGGCCAGGTGGCCCTCGTGCGGCTCGCCGAGGCCACCACCCCGCCCGTCGACCTCGTGCGGGAGTGA
- a CDS encoding AMP-binding protein, translating into MGDGFTTFSEEHAQGQLLPRIVDVALALAEEVLVADPGSRLTGADLLRRAALVRDAVVAHHAGTGREPQSVPVAVLRGHDAGAVAALVGVIAAGHPAVVLDPTTPAVRLRHYVEAAGASLVVSDAARRATAAEVAATVVDPDRDPQRDRPDHVEAAAALLATPAAPDDVAVIVYTSGSTGAPKGVACDHRSILHDTWVSSEGTGAYPAGSVVAHLLPMAFSAGVTPTLGGLLAGARLELFDPRRRPVTELASFLAEVGADVLLASPAILRGVIASLGPAGRLPGLKTVTMAGETVHGAELAAVRRAVGPECVVRNRYGSTETWLMTEYPISGDDEAPEGATPVGWAVPGARLQVELEDGTRLDEGTGRVVLTSRWLGGRYWNAPEKTAEVFSDNPDGSRTFRTSDVGTLGADGCLRLLGRSDHSVKIRGLLVEPGEIDALLFSQPDVREALVVGRPSPRTGRTALVAYVVPDGPRPQASAVRAVVRANLPSHMVPEHVVFLDALPRTERGKLDRSALPEPPRSSAPFEVPRSSWEEIVYEQFCAVLELEDLSVHDDFFELGGDSLAAEALVSRIEALGVPGVQGIGTSRLAEAPTVASFAVAVRSTNRNTRPTLVPLRTEGRGRPLFLVAGAGSAALALRTLAQRLTPGFPVLGLQANGLENRALPDWSVERIARRHVATVREQQPDGPYRIAGHSLGGLVALEMAQQLRRAGQDVELLAIVDSFPPNPALAPVPQYENTLAKVKEGASLALTGIKAHAGLGHYVRFFRQGNFLQRRYTTDVYPGRTLVVVASEDVDAGARRQWEPHLSGEFRVVEVPGEHMSILRDPRVAEPAALLSRWLLGEENLDEVVVDVRDTANGAELAER; encoded by the coding sequence GTGGGCGACGGGTTCACGACGTTCTCCGAGGAACACGCACAGGGACAGCTGCTCCCGCGCATCGTGGACGTGGCGCTCGCGCTCGCCGAGGAGGTCCTGGTCGCCGACCCCGGGAGCCGGCTGACCGGAGCCGACCTCCTGCGCCGCGCCGCGCTGGTGCGCGACGCCGTCGTCGCCCACCACGCCGGCACCGGCCGCGAGCCCCAGTCGGTCCCCGTCGCGGTCCTGCGCGGCCACGACGCGGGTGCCGTCGCGGCCCTCGTCGGCGTCATCGCCGCCGGCCACCCCGCCGTCGTCCTGGACCCGACCACCCCGGCGGTCCGGCTGCGGCACTACGTCGAGGCGGCGGGCGCCTCGCTCGTCGTCTCCGACGCCGCCCGCCGCGCCACGGCCGCCGAGGTCGCCGCGACCGTCGTCGACCCCGACCGCGACCCGCAGCGCGACCGGCCCGACCACGTCGAGGCCGCCGCGGCGCTGCTGGCCACCCCCGCCGCACCCGACGACGTCGCCGTCATCGTCTACACCTCGGGGTCGACCGGTGCGCCCAAGGGCGTGGCCTGCGACCACCGCTCGATCTTGCACGACACGTGGGTCAGCTCCGAGGGCACCGGCGCCTACCCCGCCGGCAGCGTCGTGGCCCACCTGCTGCCCATGGCCTTCAGCGCGGGGGTGACGCCCACCCTGGGCGGTCTGCTCGCCGGCGCCCGGCTGGAGCTGTTCGACCCCCGCCGCCGGCCCGTCACCGAGCTGGCGAGCTTCCTGGCCGAGGTCGGGGCCGACGTCCTGCTCGCCTCCCCGGCGATCCTGCGCGGGGTCATCGCCTCCCTGGGGCCCGCGGGCCGGCTGCCCGGGCTGAAGACGGTCACCATGGCCGGGGAGACGGTCCACGGCGCCGAGCTGGCCGCCGTCCGCCGCGCCGTCGGCCCGGAGTGCGTCGTGCGCAACCGCTACGGCTCCACCGAGACGTGGCTGATGACCGAGTACCCCATCAGCGGTGACGACGAGGCCCCCGAGGGCGCCACGCCCGTGGGCTGGGCCGTGCCCGGCGCGCGCCTGCAGGTCGAGCTCGAGGACGGCACCCGCCTCGACGAGGGCACCGGCCGCGTCGTCCTCACCAGCCGCTGGCTGGGGGGCAGGTACTGGAACGCGCCGGAGAAGACGGCGGAGGTGTTCTCCGACAACCCCGACGGGTCGCGGACGTTCCGCACCAGCGACGTGGGCACCCTGGGCGCCGACGGCTGCCTGCGCCTGCTCGGGCGCAGCGACCACAGCGTCAAGATCCGGGGCCTGCTCGTCGAACCCGGTGAGATCGACGCCCTGCTGTTCTCGCAGCCGGACGTCCGCGAGGCCCTCGTCGTCGGCCGGCCCAGCCCGCGCACGGGGCGCACCGCGCTCGTGGCCTACGTCGTGCCCGACGGACCCCGTCCCCAGGCCTCGGCCGTCCGGGCGGTCGTGCGCGCGAACCTGCCCTCGCACATGGTCCCCGAGCACGTCGTGTTCCTCGACGCGCTGCCGCGCACCGAGCGCGGCAAGCTCGACCGCTCCGCGCTGCCCGAACCGCCGCGCAGCAGCGCCCCCTTCGAGGTCCCCCGCTCGAGCTGGGAGGAGATCGTCTACGAGCAGTTCTGCGCCGTGCTCGAGCTCGAGGACCTCTCCGTGCACGACGACTTCTTCGAACTCGGCGGGGACTCCCTGGCCGCCGAGGCCCTCGTGAGCCGCATCGAGGCCCTCGGGGTCCCGGGCGTGCAGGGCATCGGGACGTCCCGGCTCGCCGAGGCCCCCACGGTGGCGTCCTTCGCCGTCGCGGTGCGCTCGACGAACCGCAACACCCGTCCCACCCTCGTGCCGCTGCGCACCGAGGGGCGGGGACGACCGCTGTTCCTCGTCGCCGGGGCCGGCAGCGCCGCCCTGGCGCTGCGCACCCTGGCGCAACGGCTCACCCCGGGGTTCCCCGTGCTGGGGCTGCAGGCCAACGGTCTGGAGAACAGGGCCCTGCCGGACTGGTCGGTCGAACGCATCGCCCGCCGGCACGTGGCGACCGTCCGTGAACAGCAACCGGACGGTCCGTACCGGATCGCGGGGCACTCCCTCGGTGGGCTCGTGGCCCTGGAGATGGCGCAGCAGCTGCGCCGGGCCGGTCAGGACGTCGAACTCCTCGCGATCGTCGACTCGTTCCCCCCGAACCCGGCGCTGGCGCCCGTCCCGCAGTACGAGAACACCCTCGCGAAGGTGAAGGAGGGGGCCTCGCTGGCCCTGACCGGCATCAAGGCCCACGCCGGTCTCGGTCACTACGTCCGGTTCTTCCGCCAGGGCAACTTCCTGCAGCGCAGGTACACCACCGACGTCTACCCCGGCCGCACGCTCGTCGTCGTGGCGTCCGAGGACGTCGACGCGGGAGCCCGCCGGCAGTGGGAACCCCACCTGAGCGGTGAGTTCCGCGTCGTCGAGGTCCCCGGGGAGCACATGTCGATCCTTCGGGACCCGCGCGTCGCCGAACCCGCCGCTCTGCTCTCGCGGTGGTTGCTGGGCGAGGAGAACCTCGACGAGGTGGTCGTCGACGTGCGGGACACCGCGAACGGGGCTGAACTCGCCGAACGCTGA
- a CDS encoding AAA family ATPase produces MRVGGQGAQAQQPPVSRPAAPSVAQGASQGPADGSAPAPDAAPVTAPGEAPAGAPAEAPAEVPHHVATSAEPRAVQAEIELGPQNGPTGRPVPTFPVPAPLDHHGPARVISMCNQKGGVGKTTTTINLGAALAEYGRRVLLVDFDPQGALSAGLGINPHELDKTVYQLLMERGTDVREVIRETSVEGLDLLPANIDLSAAEVQLVGEVARESVLARALRPALADYDVVLIDCQPSLGLLTVNALTASHGVLIPLECEFFALRGVALLVETIEKVQERLNPALEIDGILATMYDGRTLHSREVVTRVVDAFGDDVFHTVIGRTVKFPDATVAAEPITSYAGNHPGAEAYRQLARELVARGDAA; encoded by the coding sequence CTGCGCGTCGGTGGGCAGGGGGCCCAGGCGCAGCAGCCCCCGGTCTCGCGGCCCGCCGCTCCGTCGGTCGCGCAAGGAGCCTCGCAGGGACCCGCCGACGGATCGGCTCCCGCGCCGGACGCGGCACCGGTCACCGCGCCCGGCGAGGCGCCGGCGGGAGCACCCGCCGAGGCACCCGCAGAGGTGCCCCACCACGTCGCGACGTCCGCCGAGCCCCGCGCGGTCCAGGCCGAGATCGAGCTCGGTCCGCAGAACGGCCCGACGGGGCGGCCCGTGCCGACCTTCCCCGTGCCCGCGCCCCTGGACCACCACGGCCCGGCCCGGGTGATCTCGATGTGCAACCAGAAGGGTGGCGTCGGCAAGACGACGACGACCATCAACCTGGGCGCTGCGCTGGCCGAGTACGGCCGCCGCGTCCTGCTCGTCGACTTCGACCCGCAGGGGGCGCTGTCGGCGGGGCTGGGCATCAACCCCCACGAGCTCGACAAGACCGTCTACCAGCTCCTCATGGAGCGCGGGACGGACGTGCGCGAGGTCATCCGCGAGACCTCCGTGGAGGGTCTGGACCTGCTGCCGGCCAACATCGACCTGTCGGCGGCCGAGGTGCAGCTCGTCGGCGAGGTCGCCCGCGAGTCCGTGCTGGCCCGTGCCCTGCGCCCGGCGCTGGCCGACTACGACGTCGTCCTCATCGACTGCCAGCCCTCCCTGGGGCTGCTGACGGTCAACGCGCTGACGGCCTCGCACGGCGTGCTCATCCCGCTGGAGTGCGAGTTCTTCGCCCTGCGCGGCGTGGCGCTGCTGGTCGAGACGATCGAGAAGGTGCAGGAGCGGCTGAACCCGGCGCTGGAGATCGACGGCATCCTCGCGACGATGTACGACGGCCGGACGCTGCACAGCCGGGAGGTCGTGACGCGGGTCGTGGACGCCTTCGGCGACGACGTCTTCCACACCGTCATCGGGCGCACCGTGAAGTTCCCCGACGCGACGGTGGCGGCCGAACCCATCACCTCGTACGCCGGCAACCACCCGGGCGCCGAGGCCTACCGGCAACTGGCCCGGGAACTCGTGGCCCGCGGTGACGCCGCCTGA
- a CDS encoding site-specific tyrosine recombinase XerD: MSVQQLATPPDVPRGVPAGEDPPALATAVRDYLGHLEVERGLSANTLGAYRRDLARYVRFLAGRGLTDPSDVDEPVVAAFVVALRSGEDGGTPLTASSAARTASAVRGWHRFLHAEGRSTDDPAVLVRPPTPPRRLPTALSIDEVTRLLEVAGLGGDGELAAVPLRDAALLELLYGCGARISEAVGLDLDDVSPDVLGETGVIRLRGKGAKERIVPVGRLAQAALDQYVVRSRPQLVGGGRGTPALFVNTRGGRLSRQSAWAVLQSAARRAGITRAVSPHTLRHSFATHLLRGGADVRVVQELLGHASVATTQVYTLVTAEHLREAHAQSHPRATSTDDPLTVPHDPSTPPPVRAD; encoded by the coding sequence GTGTCCGTCCAGCAGCTCGCCACGCCCCCGGACGTCCCCCGGGGCGTCCCCGCGGGAGAGGACCCGCCGGCGCTGGCCACGGCGGTGCGGGACTACCTGGGGCACCTGGAGGTCGAGCGGGGCCTGTCGGCCAACACCCTGGGCGCCTACCGCCGCGACCTGGCCCGCTACGTCCGCTTCCTCGCCGGGCGCGGGCTCACCGACCCCTCCGACGTGGACGAGCCGGTCGTCGCGGCCTTCGTCGTCGCGCTGCGCTCCGGGGAGGACGGCGGGACGCCCCTGACGGCGAGCTCCGCGGCGCGGACGGCCTCGGCCGTGCGCGGCTGGCACCGGTTCCTGCACGCCGAGGGTCGCAGCACCGACGACCCGGCCGTGCTCGTGCGCCCGCCGACTCCGCCGCGCCGGCTGCCGACGGCGTTGTCGATCGACGAGGTCACCCGGCTGCTGGAGGTGGCCGGGCTCGGCGGGGACGGCGAGCTGGCCGCGGTCCCGCTGCGCGACGCGGCCCTGCTGGAGCTGCTGTACGGCTGCGGCGCCCGCATCAGCGAGGCCGTGGGCCTCGACCTGGACGACGTCTCGCCCGACGTCCTGGGGGAGACGGGGGTGATCCGGCTGCGGGGCAAGGGGGCCAAGGAACGGATCGTCCCGGTCGGGCGACTGGCGCAGGCGGCGCTGGACCAGTACGTCGTGCGCTCGCGTCCCCAGCTGGTCGGTGGCGGCCGCGGCACCCCGGCGCTGTTCGTCAACACGCGCGGGGGGCGGCTGTCGCGGCAGAGCGCCTGGGCCGTCCTGCAGTCGGCCGCGCGGCGGGCCGGGATCACCCGGGCCGTCTCCCCGCACACCCTGCGCCACTCCTTCGCCACGCACCTGCTGCGCGGAGGCGCCGACGTGCGGGTCGTGCAGGAACTGCTGGGCCACGCCTCGGTGGCCACGACGCAGGTCTACACGCTGGTGACCGCCGAGCACCTGCGCGAGGCGCACGCGCAGTCCCACCCGCGGGCGACGTCCACGGACGATCCGCTCACGGTCCCTCACGACCCGTCGACACCACCACCCGTTCGAGCGGACTAA
- a CDS encoding CTP synthase: MANRSTPESPTQHVFVTGGVASSLGKGLTASSLGRLLRARGLRVAMQKLDPYLNVDPGTMNPFQHGEVFVTDDGAETDLDIGHYERFLDVRFDASANVTTGQVYSAVIAKERRGEYLGDTVQVIPHITNEIVDRMRAQAREDIDVIITEVGGTVGDIESLPFLEAARQVRQRLGRDNVFFVHVSLVPYIGPSGELKTKPTQHSVAALRSIGIQPDAVVCRSDREIPESVKRKIASMCDVDDEAVIACVDAPSIYDIPKVIHREGLDAYLVRKLNLSFRDVDWSTWDDLLRRVHNPRRRVEIALVGKYIDLPDAYLSVTEALRAGGFAEDAKVDIRWVPSDECATPEGAHKQLHGVDAVCVPGGFGVRGIEGKLGALKWSRENGVPTLGLCLGLQCMVIEYARNVAGLKDASSTEFDPAAKHPVIATMAEQREIVSGEGDMGGTMRLGSYDAVLQSGSVVAATYGSELISERHRHRYEVNNSYRDKLTAKGLVFSGTSPDRELVEFVELPAEVHPYYVGTQAHPEFKSRPTRSHPLFSGLVAAALRRQREGQLIDVDPEPTVEAVGELTESNA; this comes from the coding sequence GTGGCGAACCGCAGCACTCCCGAGTCCCCCACCCAGCACGTCTTCGTGACCGGGGGGGTGGCCAGCTCCCTCGGGAAGGGGTTGACGGCCTCCAGCCTCGGTCGCCTCCTGCGAGCCCGTGGTCTGCGCGTGGCCATGCAGAAGCTTGACCCCTACCTCAACGTCGACCCCGGCACGATGAACCCGTTCCAGCACGGCGAGGTCTTCGTGACCGACGACGGTGCCGAGACGGACCTCGACATCGGCCACTACGAACGTTTCCTCGACGTGCGCTTCGACGCCTCCGCGAACGTGACGACCGGTCAGGTCTACTCCGCGGTCATCGCCAAGGAGCGCCGCGGTGAGTACCTCGGTGACACCGTCCAGGTCATCCCGCACATCACCAACGAGATCGTCGACCGCATGCGGGCCCAGGCCCGCGAGGACATCGACGTCATCATCACCGAGGTCGGCGGCACCGTCGGCGACATCGAGTCCCTGCCGTTCCTGGAGGCCGCGCGCCAGGTCCGCCAGCGCCTCGGGCGCGACAACGTGTTCTTCGTCCACGTCTCCCTCGTGCCCTACATCGGGCCCAGCGGGGAGCTGAAGACGAAACCCACCCAGCACTCCGTCGCCGCGCTGCGCAGCATCGGCATCCAGCCCGACGCCGTCGTGTGCCGTTCGGACCGTGAGATCCCCGAGAGCGTCAAGCGCAAGATCGCCTCGATGTGCGACGTGGACGACGAGGCGGTCATCGCCTGCGTCGACGCGCCCTCGATCTACGACATCCCCAAGGTCATCCACCGCGAGGGCCTGGACGCCTACCTGGTCCGCAAGCTCAACCTGAGCTTCCGCGACGTCGACTGGTCCACGTGGGACGACCTGCTGCGCCGGGTCCACAACCCGCGCCGTCGCGTCGAGATCGCCCTGGTGGGCAAGTACATCGACCTGCCCGACGCGTACCTGTCGGTCACCGAGGCGCTGCGCGCCGGGGGTTTCGCCGAGGACGCCAAGGTCGACATCCGCTGGGTCCCCTCCGACGAGTGCGCCACCCCCGAGGGTGCGCACAAGCAGTTGCACGGGGTCGACGCGGTCTGCGTCCCGGGTGGTTTCGGGGTCCGCGGCATCGAGGGCAAGCTCGGTGCGCTGAAGTGGTCGCGCGAGAACGGCGTCCCGACCCTGGGCCTGTGCCTGGGCCTGCAGTGCATGGTGATCGAGTACGCGCGCAACGTCGCCGGCCTCAAGGACGCCAGTTCCACCGAGTTCGACCCGGCGGCCAAGCACCCCGTCATCGCCACGATGGCCGAGCAGCGCGAGATCGTCTCCGGCGAGGGGGACATGGGCGGCACCATGCGGCTCGGTTCCTACGACGCGGTCCTGCAGAGCGGGTCCGTGGTGGCTGCGACGTACGGCAGCGAGCTGATCTCCGAACGGCACCGGCACCGCTACGAGGTCAACAACTCCTACCGCGACAAGCTGACGGCCAAGGGGCTCGTGTTCTCCGGCACCTCCCCGGACCGCGAGCTCGTGGAGTTCGTCGAACTGCCCGCCGAGGTGCACCCGTACTACGTGGGCACGCAGGCGCACCCGGAGTTCAAGTCGCGTCCGACGCGCTCGCACCCGCTGTTCTCCGGTCTGGTCGCCGCGGCCCTGCGCCGCCAGCGCGAGGGCCAGCTCATCGACGTCGACCCCGAACCCACCGTCGAGGCGGTCGGGGAACTGACGGAGTCGAACGCGTGA
- a CDS encoding NUDIX domain-containing protein yields the protein MSFPAELGVPVVDGADLADAPAQRRLVGSEVVFAGRIWDVVREEVELPGGDDTVVRDVQRHPGAVTILALDEDENVLFVRQYRHPVRRELWELPAGLLDVAGEEPLLAAQRELAEEADLVASSWAVLVDWFNSPGGSSEANRVYLARGLSAVPEADRHVREDEEKDLVPVRVPLAQAVQAVLQGRLANPGSVIGVLALQAATARGLQDLRPAGTPWPTGLIKPSD from the coding sequence GTGAGCTTCCCCGCCGAACTGGGCGTGCCCGTCGTCGACGGTGCGGACCTCGCGGACGCGCCCGCGCAGCGCCGCCTCGTCGGTTCCGAGGTCGTCTTCGCCGGGCGGATCTGGGACGTCGTGCGCGAGGAGGTGGAACTGCCCGGGGGTGACGACACCGTCGTGCGCGACGTCCAGCGCCACCCGGGGGCGGTGACGATCCTCGCGCTCGACGAGGACGAGAACGTCCTGTTCGTCCGGCAGTACCGGCACCCCGTGCGCCGGGAGCTGTGGGAACTGCCCGCGGGGTTGCTCGACGTCGCGGGTGAGGAACCCCTGCTGGCCGCTCAGCGCGAACTGGCCGAGGAGGCCGACCTCGTGGCCTCGTCGTGGGCGGTGCTGGTCGACTGGTTCAACTCCCCGGGCGGGTCCAGCGAGGCGAACCGCGTCTACCTGGCGCGGGGGCTGTCGGCGGTCCCCGAGGCCGACCGGCACGTGCGCGAGGACGAGGAGAAGGACCTCGTCCCGGTGCGCGTGCCCCTGGCGCAGGCCGTCCAGGCCGTCCTGCAGGGGCGGCTGGCCAACCCCGGCAGCGTCATCGGGGTGCTGGCCCTGCAGGCCGCGACGGCGCGGGGTCTGCAGGACCTGCGCCCGGCCGGCACCCCGTGGCCGACCGGGCTGATCAAGCCCTCGGACTGA